In the Vibrio gigantis genome, one interval contains:
- the infA gene encoding translation initiation factor IF-1, which yields MAKEDVIEMQGTVLDTLPNTMFRVELENGHVVTAHISGKMRKNYIRILTGDKVTVEMTPYDLSKGRIVFRAR from the coding sequence ATGGCTAAAGAAGACGTAATCGAGATGCAAGGCACTGTCCTTGATACTCTACCAAACACAATGTTCCGTGTTGAGCTTGAAAACGGTCACGTAGTGACAGCACACATCTCTGGTAAAATGCGTAAGAACTACATCCGTATTCTTACTGGTGATAAAGTAACTGTTGAGATGACTCCATACGACCTTTCTAAAGGCCGCATCGTCTTCCGTGCTCGTTAA